Proteins encoded in a region of the Gallalistipes aquisgranensis genome:
- a CDS encoding ABC transporter ATP-binding protein has protein sequence MDTQYAVEVDGLTKRYGPLTALDRVSFGVGRGELFGLIGPDGAGKTTLFRLLTTLLDPDEGRAAVDGFDIRTDYRKIRERVGYMPGRFSLYPDLSVGENLSFFAALFGVSTGDHYDLIAPIYRQIEPFRTRRAGKLSGGMKQKLALCCALIHRPSVLFLDEPTTGVDAVSRSEFWDMLARLKERGISMLVSTPYMDEATRCDRVALCNEGKLLGIDTPQGIVARFDEPLYALSGENMYGLLLEARRAEGVRECYPFGEAHHLVTAPGFDPQRFADALVRKGFRGVTVRTAEPGIEDVFIKLMRHE, from the coding sequence ATGGATACGCAGTATGCCGTCGAAGTGGACGGACTGACCAAACGCTACGGCCCGCTGACGGCGCTGGACCGGGTGTCGTTCGGGGTCGGACGGGGCGAGTTGTTCGGGCTGATCGGTCCCGACGGGGCCGGGAAGACGACGCTGTTCCGGTTGCTGACGACGCTGCTCGACCCCGACGAGGGACGGGCCGCGGTGGACGGGTTCGACATCCGGACCGATTACCGGAAAATCCGGGAGCGGGTCGGATATATGCCGGGGCGGTTTTCGCTCTACCCCGATCTGTCGGTGGGGGAGAACCTCTCCTTTTTCGCCGCCTTATTCGGGGTTTCGACAGGGGACCATTACGACCTGATCGCCCCCATTTACCGGCAGATCGAACCGTTCCGTACGCGCCGGGCCGGGAAACTTTCGGGTGGTATGAAACAAAAGCTGGCCCTGTGCTGCGCTCTGATCCACCGGCCCTCGGTGCTCTTTCTCGACGAACCGACCACGGGCGTGGACGCCGTCTCGCGCAGCGAGTTCTGGGACATGCTGGCCCGTCTGAAGGAACGGGGGATTTCGATGCTCGTCTCCACGCCCTATATGGACGAGGCGACGCGCTGCGACCGGGTCGCCCTCTGCAACGAGGGGAAACTGCTCGGAATCGATACTCCACAGGGGATCGTCGCCCGGTTCGACGAACCGCTTTACGCCCTCTCGGGGGAGAATATGTACGGACTGCTGCTCGAAGCCCGCCGGGCGGAGGGCGTGAGGGAGTGTTATCCCTTCGGGGAGGCGCACCATCTGGTAACCGCTCCCGGGTTCGATCCGCAGCGGTTCGCCGATGCGCTGGTCCGGAAAGGGTTCCGGGGTGTGACTGTCCGGACTGCCGAGCCGGGAATCGAGGATGTGTTTATCAAACTGATGCGCCATGAATGA
- a CDS encoding sialate O-acetylesterase — MKRILLSAICSLIAACGVSQIRLPAILGDNMVLQRSSRVNLWGWAAPSETVTVTPSWSGQSATTTSGTDGRWLVRVKTPQAGGPHSLRIVCGTDSLTLHDILTGEVWICSGQSNMEMPVHGFYGQPVEGSVETIFEASRYPDIRMFTVPPTPKSEPQEDCPGNWLKSTPRSVGDFSAVGYFFGKYLHRVLGVPVGLITPNVGGIAIEPWMTEEAIRSTEGIDRELALTPRAGHDAAKASYLFNGMIAPLTKFTARGFIWYQGESNQHNYFDYDKLMASMVRLWRSEWHNDDMPFYYVQLAPFTYDGKERITLPLTVEAQYRALERIPNSGIVPTTDLGHPTAIHPPHKKEVGQRLASLALDRTYGIKVLPEPPVVDTVVFTAGKAVVTFRGISDHAPAAWGSFSYFTGELRGFELAGADRRFHSARARHTENRNEIVVTCDSVPEPVALRYAFRNWTDANVTTTEGLPLAPFRTDRWDDAY; from the coding sequence ATGAAGAGAATCCTCCTGTCCGCCATTTGCAGCCTCATCGCGGCGTGCGGCGTTTCCCAGATCCGCCTCCCGGCCATTCTGGGCGACAACATGGTGTTGCAGCGATCGAGCCGGGTCAACCTCTGGGGATGGGCCGCCCCGTCGGAAACGGTAACCGTCACGCCCTCATGGAGCGGACAATCCGCCACGACGACGAGCGGCACCGACGGCCGCTGGCTCGTGCGGGTAAAGACCCCGCAGGCCGGAGGTCCCCACAGCCTGCGCATCGTCTGCGGTACCGACTCGCTGACCCTGCACGACATACTGACCGGCGAGGTGTGGATCTGTTCCGGCCAGTCGAACATGGAGATGCCGGTGCACGGGTTCTACGGCCAGCCGGTGGAGGGCAGCGTCGAGACGATTTTCGAAGCCTCCCGCTATCCCGACATCCGCATGTTCACCGTCCCGCCCACACCTAAATCCGAACCGCAGGAAGACTGTCCCGGAAACTGGCTCAAATCCACACCCCGCAGTGTGGGAGATTTCAGCGCCGTAGGGTACTTCTTCGGCAAATACCTCCACCGGGTGCTGGGTGTTCCCGTCGGGCTCATCACACCCAATGTGGGAGGGATCGCCATCGAGCCGTGGATGACCGAGGAGGCCATCCGTTCGACCGAGGGGATCGACCGGGAGCTGGCCCTGACACCCCGGGCCGGACACGATGCGGCGAAAGCCTCCTACCTGTTCAACGGCATGATCGCCCCGCTCACGAAATTCACCGCCCGGGGATTCATCTGGTATCAGGGCGAGTCGAACCAGCACAACTATTTCGACTACGACAAACTGATGGCCTCGATGGTACGGCTCTGGCGTTCGGAATGGCACAACGACGACATGCCGTTCTATTATGTCCAGCTGGCTCCCTTCACCTATGACGGCAAGGAGCGCATCACCCTTCCGCTGACCGTCGAAGCCCAGTACAGAGCTCTCGAACGGATACCGAACTCGGGAATCGTGCCCACGACCGACCTGGGACACCCCACCGCCATCCATCCGCCGCATAAAAAAGAGGTGGGTCAGCGGCTGGCTTCGCTCGCGCTGGACAGGACCTACGGCATCAAGGTGCTTCCGGAACCTCCCGTCGTGGATACGGTGGTGTTCACGGCAGGAAAGGCCGTCGTCACGTTCCGCGGAATCTCCGACCACGCTCCGGCCGCATGGGGCAGTTTCAGCTACTTCACCGGCGAACTCCGGGGCTTCGAGCTGGCCGGCGCCGACCGCCGCTTCCATTCGGCCCGGGCACGGCACACCGAAAACCGCAACGAGATCGTAGTGACCTGCGACAGCGTCCCCGAACCCGTGGCCCTGCGCTATGCGTTCCGGAACTGGACCGACGCCAACGTAACGACTACCGAGGGACTGCCGCTGGCCCCGTTCCGCACCGACCGGTGGGACGACGCATACTGA
- a CDS encoding ABC transporter permease: protein MLRILLDKELRQFVRNPFLPKMVVMFPLMVMLVIPWVTTMDVRHINVSVVDNDRSPASRRLIRKIAASDYFTLRSVQEHYAVSLAALDAGDVDAIVELPDGFERSLSGGPSERVRISANGVNAVKGSLGMQYLLQVVNGTLSELRGERGLPPAADPVVVQNRYNPTLDYRHYMIPALMIMLLIMLCGFLPALNMVGEKETGTIEQINVTPVSRLTFTLAKLIPYWVIGLVVLMLAMLLAWLVYGLVPAGSFGAICLAAALFILTMSGIGVVAANHSATMQQTMFVMFFFVMIFVLMSGLITPVESMPEWARWITRFLPPRYFVDAMRSVYLKGSSVAELWPDYAALTLFAVLFNGWAALSYRKQA, encoded by the coding sequence ATCCTCCGTATTTTGCTCGATAAGGAACTCCGGCAGTTCGTCCGCAATCCGTTCCTGCCGAAAATGGTGGTCATGTTTCCGCTGATGGTGATGCTCGTCATTCCGTGGGTCACCACGATGGACGTGCGGCACATCAACGTCTCGGTGGTCGACAACGACCGCTCGCCGGCTTCGCGGAGACTGATCCGGAAGATCGCCGCCTCGGACTATTTTACGCTGCGGAGCGTACAGGAACACTATGCCGTTTCGCTGGCAGCCCTCGATGCGGGCGATGTGGATGCCATCGTCGAACTTCCCGACGGATTCGAGCGCTCGCTCTCGGGCGGGCCGTCCGAACGGGTGCGCATTTCGGCCAACGGGGTGAATGCCGTCAAAGGAAGCCTCGGGATGCAGTATCTGCTGCAAGTGGTGAACGGAACTCTTTCGGAACTGCGCGGCGAGAGGGGCCTGCCTCCGGCGGCCGATCCGGTCGTGGTGCAGAACCGTTACAATCCGACGCTGGATTATCGCCACTACATGATTCCTGCGCTGATGATCATGCTGCTCATCATGCTTTGCGGCTTTCTTCCGGCACTGAACATGGTAGGGGAAAAGGAGACGGGGACGATCGAACAGATCAACGTCACGCCCGTGAGCCGTCTGACTTTTACGCTGGCCAAACTGATTCCCTATTGGGTGATAGGGCTGGTCGTGCTGATGCTGGCGATGCTGCTGGCCTGGCTCGTTTACGGCCTGGTACCCGCCGGGTCGTTCGGGGCGATCTGCCTGGCGGCGGCGCTTTTCATCCTCACGATGTCGGGGATCGGCGTCGTGGCGGCCAACCACTCGGCGACCATGCAGCAGACGATGTTCGTGATGTTCTTCTTCGTGATGATTTTCGTGCTGATGAGCGGCCTGATCACGCCCGTCGAGTCGATGCCCGAGTGGGCCCGGTGGATCACGCGATTCCTGCCGCCCCGCTATTTCGTCGACGCCATGCGTTCGGTCTATCTCAAGGGATCGTCCGTCGCGGAACTGTGGCCGGATTATGCGGCGCTGACTCTCTTCGCTGTCCTGTTCAACGGCTGGGCCGCCCTCAGTTACCGGAAACAGGCGTGA
- a CDS encoding TolC family protein: MKRILIAGFCLLVSSGAWAQLTLDECRRLAREHYPEIRQYDLIRQSTEYTLSNARRAYLPQLALSGQATWQTDVPGFPEALTGMLAGQGLRIPGMNKDQYKVALELNQTLWDGGKSRADRDVARAESLESQRSVDVDLYSLEGRVDDLFFGILLLEERIGQTKLTADLLRSNLEKVRSMQRNGVAMQTDADAVEAELLSVGQQLGQVEAACDSYRRMLAVFIGRETDGLRLERPSVAEPSGYEPRRPELELFDARIGKLSAQESLVKSSVRPRFGLFAQGYYGYPGMDYFESMMSDDWSWNALVGVKMSWNFGAYYTRKNSLNRLRTAREQIGVQRDVFLFNTRLQVAEESGEIARLRKALADDDRIVGLRRSVREAAESKLRNGVIDTNDLLRKITEESTAAIARSAREIELLKAIYELKHTINR; this comes from the coding sequence ATGAAACGAATTCTGATAGCCGGTTTCTGTCTGCTGGTTTCGTCCGGGGCGTGGGCCCAGCTTACGCTCGACGAATGTCGGCGGCTGGCCCGCGAGCACTATCCGGAGATCCGGCAGTACGATCTGATCCGGCAGAGCACGGAATACACTCTTTCGAATGCCCGCAGGGCGTATCTGCCGCAGCTGGCGCTCTCCGGGCAGGCCACCTGGCAGACCGATGTGCCGGGATTTCCGGAGGCGTTGACGGGAATGCTCGCAGGGCAGGGACTGCGTATCCCGGGAATGAACAAGGATCAGTATAAAGTCGCATTGGAGTTGAACCAGACTCTCTGGGACGGCGGGAAATCCCGGGCCGACCGGGATGTCGCCCGGGCCGAATCGCTGGAGTCGCAGCGTTCGGTGGATGTCGACCTCTACTCGCTGGAGGGACGGGTGGACGACCTTTTTTTCGGGATATTGCTGCTCGAGGAACGGATCGGGCAGACGAAACTGACTGCGGACCTGTTGCGCAGCAATCTCGAAAAGGTGCGTTCGATGCAGCGTAACGGTGTGGCCATGCAGACCGATGCCGATGCGGTGGAGGCCGAACTGCTCTCCGTGGGACAGCAGCTCGGGCAAGTCGAAGCGGCGTGCGACAGCTACCGGAGAATGCTCGCGGTCTTCATCGGCCGGGAGACGGACGGTCTGCGTCTGGAGCGGCCTTCGGTCGCGGAGCCCTCCGGTTACGAACCTCGGCGTCCTGAACTGGAACTGTTCGATGCCCGGATCGGAAAATTGTCGGCGCAGGAGTCGCTGGTGAAATCTTCCGTACGGCCCCGTTTCGGGCTCTTCGCGCAAGGTTACTACGGGTATCCGGGGATGGATTACTTCGAGAGCATGATGTCGGACGACTGGTCGTGGAACGCGCTGGTCGGTGTGAAGATGTCGTGGAATTTCGGGGCCTATTATACCCGGAAGAATTCGCTGAACCGGTTGCGTACGGCCCGGGAGCAGATCGGTGTGCAGCGCGACGTCTTTCTGTTCAACACCCGTTTGCAGGTGGCCGAGGAGAGCGGGGAGATCGCCCGTTTGCGCAAGGCTCTGGCAGACGACGACCGGATCGTCGGCCTGCGCCGTTCGGTGCGTGAGGCGGCCGAGTCGAAACTGCGCAACGGGGTGATCGACACCAACGACCTGTTGCGGAAGATCACCGAGGAGAGCACGGCCGCCATCGCCCGCAGCGCCCGCGAGATCGAATTGCTGAAAGCCATTTACGAACTGAAACACACGATAAACCGATGA
- a CDS encoding RNA polymerase sigma-70 factor, with product MNKDTEHEYLLRMSTGDTRAFESLFLAWQPRLVCFLEGFVKDEEAARDMAQDIFYTIWEQREKFAEVQSFGAYLFRMARNTIYNYHDHRQVRGRFETAAARRTAPGSNETEETIFAEELEALIGLAVSRMPPQRGLIYRLSREKNLSSEEIAQMLRINKRTVENHLSLALNDIRKVVKICLIFFYF from the coding sequence ATGAACAAGGATACGGAACACGAATATCTGCTCAGGATGAGCACGGGCGATACCCGTGCCTTCGAATCGCTGTTTCTGGCCTGGCAGCCGCGGCTGGTATGCTTTCTGGAAGGGTTCGTCAAAGACGAGGAGGCAGCCCGCGACATGGCACAGGACATTTTTTATACGATCTGGGAACAACGGGAGAAATTCGCCGAAGTGCAGTCGTTCGGAGCCTACCTGTTCCGCATGGCCCGCAACACGATCTACAATTATCACGACCACAGGCAGGTACGCGGCCGTTTCGAAACGGCCGCGGCCAGACGGACGGCACCCGGATCGAACGAAACGGAAGAGACGATCTTCGCCGAAGAACTGGAAGCGCTGATCGGGCTGGCCGTGTCCCGCATGCCGCCCCAGCGGGGACTGATCTACCGCCTGAGCCGGGAAAAGAATCTCTCCAGCGAAGAGATAGCGCAGATGCTCCGGATCAACAAGCGGACCGTAGAGAACCACCTTTCACTGGCACTGAACGACATCCGCAAAGTGGTGAAAATCTGCCTGATATTCTTCTATTTCTGA
- a CDS encoding HlyD family secretion protein produces MRRIWICAAVSLTVTACGRGGDFDATGTFEATEVVVSAEAAGRILCFDAEEGDVLGAGRQVGAIDTVQLYLQKLQMERQRASVRSGRPDISKQASSLREQIAKQQTERRRVESLLRDGAATAKQLDDIDAQLRVLNGQLDALLSTLENNALSIDENSSAIELQIAQIEDRLAKCRIASPIGGTVLAKYAEAGELASVGKPLMKVADLEHMHLRAYFTSDQLAGLELGQRVTVTADFGGEQQVDYPGRIVWIASESEFTPKTIQTRDSRANLVYAVKIAVENDGKLKIGLYGEVRLDD; encoded by the coding sequence ATGAGACGAATCTGGATTTGTGCTGCCGTATCGCTGACCGTAACGGCATGCGGCCGTGGCGGGGATTTCGATGCCACGGGAACTTTCGAGGCTACCGAAGTGGTCGTATCGGCCGAAGCGGCCGGACGTATCCTCTGTTTCGATGCGGAGGAGGGCGATGTGCTCGGGGCGGGCCGGCAGGTAGGTGCCATCGACACCGTGCAGCTCTATCTGCAGAAGTTGCAGATGGAACGGCAGCGGGCTTCCGTGCGGAGCGGCCGGCCCGATATTTCGAAACAGGCTTCGTCGCTGCGCGAGCAGATCGCCAAACAGCAGACCGAACGCCGGCGTGTGGAGAGCCTGCTCCGGGACGGTGCGGCGACCGCCAAGCAGCTCGACGACATAGATGCCCAGCTGCGGGTGCTGAACGGACAGCTGGATGCGTTGCTCTCCACGCTGGAGAACAACGCGCTCTCGATCGACGAGAACTCGTCGGCGATCGAACTTCAGATCGCGCAGATCGAGGACCGTCTGGCCAAATGCCGCATCGCCTCTCCAATCGGGGGGACGGTGCTTGCCAAATATGCCGAAGCCGGCGAACTGGCTTCGGTAGGGAAACCGCTGATGAAGGTGGCCGACCTGGAGCATATGCACCTGAGAGCCTATTTCACCTCGGATCAGCTGGCCGGGTTGGAACTCGGGCAGCGGGTGACCGTCACGGCCGATTTCGGCGGAGAGCAGCAGGTGGATTACCCGGGGCGCATCGTGTGGATCGCCTCCGAGAGCGAATTTACGCCCAAAACCATTCAGACGCGCGATTCCCGGGCCAATCTGGTCTATGCCGTGAAGATCGCCGTCGAGAACGACGGAAAACTGAAGATCGGGCTGTACGGAGAGGTGCGGCTGGACGACTGA
- a CDS encoding ABC transporter permease encodes MKGSFMSFVRKETLHIVRDPRTMMIVLLMPVIQMVLFGFAISNEVNNIDVAVVAPHPTEAVRQAVERMSSNPYFTFKGYVPGTRVDATLRSGEADAVVVFADDYDRRIGAFSRGEGGEAALQIVFDASDTNTASAGAGYLRGVLLGGMSAASAPETHLLYNPQMKSSYSFVPGIMGMIFMLICAMMTSVSIVREKETGTMEVLLVSPVRPLRIVFAKMIPYFTLSCVNLLTILLLARFVLEVPMSGNLVPIVGLSLLYLVLALAFGLFISTVAERQATALIISAMLLLMPIIMLSGLAFPIENMPGVLQALSCVVPTRWYIEAVRKLMIEGLPLAAVLKELSILAAMTLVLIVVSLRKFNDKLE; translated from the coding sequence ATGAAGGGGAGTTTCATGTCGTTTGTCCGGAAAGAGACGCTGCATATCGTGCGCGATCCGCGTACGATGATGATCGTGCTGCTGATGCCCGTCATACAGATGGTTCTCTTCGGTTTCGCCATATCCAACGAGGTGAACAACATAGATGTCGCTGTCGTGGCTCCGCATCCCACGGAGGCGGTCCGGCAGGCCGTCGAACGGATGTCGTCCAATCCCTATTTCACGTTCAAGGGGTATGTGCCCGGAACGCGGGTCGACGCGACGCTCCGTTCGGGGGAGGCGGATGCCGTGGTCGTCTTCGCCGACGACTACGACCGCCGGATCGGGGCGTTCTCCCGGGGCGAAGGCGGGGAGGCGGCGCTCCAGATCGTGTTCGACGCTTCGGATACCAATACCGCATCGGCCGGGGCCGGCTATCTGAGAGGCGTGTTGCTGGGCGGCATGTCCGCCGCTTCGGCGCCGGAAACGCACCTGCTTTACAATCCCCAGATGAAGAGTTCGTACAGTTTCGTACCGGGTATCATGGGGATGATCTTCATGTTGATCTGCGCCATGATGACCTCCGTGTCGATCGTCCGTGAGAAGGAGACCGGAACGATGGAGGTGCTGCTGGTGTCGCCCGTGCGCCCGTTGCGGATCGTCTTCGCCAAGATGATCCCCTACTTCACGCTCTCGTGCGTCAACCTGCTGACCATCCTGCTGCTGGCCCGGTTCGTGCTGGAGGTGCCCATGTCGGGCAATCTGGTTCCGATCGTCGGGCTGTCGCTGCTCTACCTCGTGCTGGCGCTGGCGTTCGGGCTCTTCATCTCCACCGTCGCGGAGCGGCAGGCGACGGCGCTCATCATCTCCGCGATGCTGCTCCTGATGCCGATCATCATGCTCTCCGGACTGGCTTTCCCTATCGAAAACATGCCGGGCGTTTTACAGGCTCTTTCGTGTGTCGTCCCCACGCGCTGGTATATCGAGGCCGTACGCAAACTGATGATCGAGGGGCTGCCGCTGGCCGCCGTGCTGAAGGAACTCTCCATTCTGGCGGCGATGACGCTCGTTCTGATCGTCGTGTCGCTCCGCAAGTTCAACGATAAACTCGAATAG
- a CDS encoding TetR/AcrR family transcriptional regulator, translated as MTEQSRNKEEAILEAAEREFIAKGFDGARTTSIAEAAGVTHAMLHYYFRTKENIFNRILDEKMRLMSRSVLMAFGEAGLPLVERLRKGIENHFDFVVENPGLPRFIVNEVMSRPERHEAFKRRIGYLLGAVVEGLQHELDEAADRGETERIDVRMLMLDIVSLNIFSFIAMPIIEPLVGDLAADRETFYRLRKAENVEVILRRIKKR; from the coding sequence ATGACAGAACAATCCCGGAATAAAGAGGAGGCGATCCTGGAGGCAGCGGAGCGGGAGTTTATAGCCAAAGGCTTCGACGGGGCCCGCACGACTTCGATCGCCGAAGCGGCAGGTGTGACGCATGCCATGCTGCATTACTATTTCCGTACGAAGGAGAATATTTTCAATCGTATTCTCGACGAGAAGATGCGGCTGATGAGCCGGTCGGTGCTGATGGCTTTCGGGGAGGCGGGGCTTCCGCTGGTCGAGCGGCTGCGCAAGGGCATTGAAAACCACTTCGATTTCGTGGTCGAGAATCCCGGCCTTCCGCGCTTTATCGTCAATGAAGTGATGTCCCGTCCGGAGCGTCACGAGGCATTTAAGCGCAGGATCGGCTATCTGCTCGGTGCGGTGGTCGAAGGGTTGCAGCACGAGCTGGACGAGGCCGCCGACAGGGGGGAGACCGAACGGATAGATGTCAGGATGCTGATGCTCGACATCGTTTCGCTCAATATATTCTCGTTCATCGCCATGCCGATCATCGAACCGCTGGTCGGGGACCTGGCTGCCGACCGGGAGACGTTTTACCGGTTGCGCAAAGCGGAAAACGTGGAGGTTATTTTACGTCGTATCAAAAAACGGTGA
- a CDS encoding ABC transporter ATP-binding protein gives MNDPIISVRELSKRFGDFTAVDRISFDVARGEIFGFLGANGAGKTTAMRMLCGLSYPSSGCGTVAGFDVMREGERIKRRIGYMSQRFSLYDDLTVMENIRLYAGIYGLTHGETMRRAVTLLDRLDFRSEAATLVGSLPLGWKQKLAFSVATVHRPEVVFLDEPTGGVDPVTRRQFWELIYEAAAGGTTVFITTHYMDEAEYCSRVSIMVDGRIRALGTPAELKKQFDAETMDEVFRTLARGAKRSE, from the coding sequence ATGAATGATCCGATCATATCCGTCCGGGAACTGAGCAAACGGTTCGGCGACTTTACGGCCGTCGACCGCATCTCCTTCGATGTCGCCCGGGGAGAAATATTCGGTTTCCTGGGAGCCAACGGGGCCGGGAAGACCACTGCGATGCGCATGCTGTGCGGATTGAGCTATCCTTCCTCGGGCTGCGGCACGGTGGCCGGGTTCGACGTGATGCGGGAGGGCGAACGGATCAAGCGCCGCATCGGATACATGAGCCAGCGGTTTTCGCTGTACGACGACCTGACGGTGATGGAGAACATCCGCCTCTATGCCGGTATCTACGGACTGACGCACGGGGAGACGATGCGCCGGGCGGTCACGCTGCTCGACCGTCTGGACTTCCGCTCCGAAGCCGCTACATTGGTGGGTTCCCTGCCGCTGGGGTGGAAGCAGAAGCTGGCTTTCTCGGTGGCTACGGTGCACCGCCCCGAGGTGGTCTTCCTGGACGAGCCGACGGGCGGGGTCGATCCCGTGACCCGGCGTCAGTTCTGGGAACTGATCTACGAGGCGGCGGCCGGCGGGACGACCGTGTTTATCACCACGCATTACATGGACGAGGCCGAATACTGCTCGCGCGTGTCTATCATGGTCGACGGCCGGATTCGCGCGCTGGGTACGCCGGCCGAACTGAAAAAACAATTCGACGCGGAGACGATGGACGAAGTGTTCCGTACGTTGGCCCGCGGTGCAAAACGATCGGAGTGA
- a CDS encoding glycoside hydrolase family 28 protein: MKKTPFVLFLLFALAFTVQAGTFAPQRNVCDIRKFGAKGDGKTLNTQAINAAIEACNARGGGVVLVPKGVFVTGTIHLKDNVRLYLEADAVLRATADLDRYESYVPTKDISRFDSGGGGQNANNSRDARWNRALILGVGLKNFTIEGEGTIDGCHVFDPRGEEKMRGPHTIIVAESRNFSMENITVNNAANYAFMAYEIENCTFRGLSINEGWDGIHIRGGKNIVIHDCEFHTGDDAIAGGYWDNMSISDCHINTACNGIRMIMPSTDLTIAHCDFQGPGRYPHRTSRELRRTNMQSAILLQPGGWGRAVGDMDDIHIHDIRIDSVTNPIMMVLNEGNEAGDILVERVTATRITFAAASAESWRGGRFDKLVFRDISYSYAGNDNAALRKLKVGQPPADSRQLPCWGWYLRNVRDVLFENVSLTFEGEETRPALWFDNVGRATLRNTRYKTSGSEQGIVSIHTGTIINE; the protein is encoded by the coding sequence ATGAAAAAGACTCCATTTGTTCTGTTCCTCCTGTTCGCCCTGGCTTTTACAGTGCAGGCCGGAACTTTCGCCCCGCAGCGCAACGTCTGCGACATCCGCAAATTCGGTGCGAAAGGGGACGGAAAAACGCTCAACACGCAAGCCATCAACGCGGCCATCGAAGCCTGCAACGCCCGGGGCGGCGGCGTGGTGCTGGTACCCAAAGGAGTGTTCGTCACGGGTACGATCCACCTGAAAGACAACGTCCGCCTCTATCTGGAAGCGGATGCCGTACTGCGGGCCACCGCCGACCTCGACCGTTACGAATCCTACGTCCCGACCAAGGACATCTCCCGTTTCGACAGCGGAGGAGGAGGCCAGAACGCCAACAATTCGCGTGACGCCCGCTGGAACCGGGCGCTGATTCTCGGCGTGGGACTGAAGAACTTCACCATCGAGGGCGAAGGGACGATCGACGGCTGCCATGTATTCGATCCCCGCGGGGAGGAGAAAATGCGAGGCCCCCATACGATCATCGTAGCCGAATCGCGCAACTTCTCGATGGAAAACATCACGGTCAACAACGCAGCCAACTACGCCTTCATGGCCTACGAAATCGAAAACTGCACGTTCCGCGGCCTCTCCATCAACGAAGGCTGGGACGGCATCCACATCCGCGGCGGGAAAAACATCGTCATCCACGACTGCGAGTTCCACACGGGCGACGACGCCATCGCGGGCGGTTACTGGGACAACATGTCGATCAGCGACTGCCACATCAACACGGCCTGCAACGGCATCCGCATGATCATGCCCTCGACCGACCTGACCATCGCCCACTGCGATTTCCAGGGTCCCGGCCGCTATCCCCACCGCACCTCCCGCGAACTGCGGCGTACCAACATGCAGTCGGCCATCCTGCTGCAGCCGGGAGGATGGGGCCGGGCCGTGGGCGACATGGACGATATCCACATCCACGACATCCGGATCGACAGCGTGACCAATCCGATCATGATGGTGCTCAACGAAGGCAACGAAGCGGGGGACATCCTCGTGGAACGGGTGACCGCCACCCGGATCACCTTCGCCGCAGCGTCGGCCGAGAGTTGGCGCGGGGGACGTTTCGACAAGCTGGTGTTCCGCGACATTTCGTACAGCTACGCGGGCAACGACAATGCGGCCCTGCGGAAACTGAAGGTGGGACAGCCGCCCGCCGACTCGCGCCAGCTGCCCTGCTGGGGCTGGTACCTGCGCAACGTGCGCGACGTCCTCTTCGAGAACGTCAGCCTGACGTTCGAAGGCGAAGAGACACGTCCCGCCCTCTGGTTCGACAACGTGGGACGGGCAACGCTCCGGAACACGCGATACAAGACGAGCGGAAGCGAACAGGGGATCGTCAGCATCCACACCGGTACGATCATAAACGAATGA